One Corvus moneduloides isolate bCorMon1 chromosome Z, bCorMon1.pri, whole genome shotgun sequence genomic window carries:
- the ISOC1 gene encoding isochorismatase domain-containing protein 1 isoform X2 has protein sequence MAAAEPGAAPGGGGCAPAGGGSVPVLFCFSVFARPSSVPHGASYELLIQKFLSLYGDQIDMHRKFVVQLFAEEWSQYIDLPKGFLVNERCKVRLVPLQIQITTLGNLTPSSTVFFCCDMQERFRPAIKYFGDIISVGQRLLQGARLLGIPVIVTEQYPKGLGSTVQEIDLTGAKLVLPKTKFSMVLPEVEAALAEIPGVRSIVLFGVETHVCIQQTALELIGRGLEVHIVADATSSRSMMDRMFALELCILSCSL, from the exons atggcggcggcggagccgggCGCTGCTccgggcggcgggggctgcgcgcCAGCGGGCGGCGGCTCTGTGCCCGTCCTCTTCTGCTTTTCGGTTTTCGCGCGGCCCTCCAGTGTGCCCCACGGCGCTAGCTACGAGCTGCTGATCCAGAAGTTCCTCAGCCTGTACGGGGACCAGATAGACATGCACCGCAAGTTCGTGGTGCAGCTCTTCGCCGAGGAGTGGAGCCAGTACATCGACCTGCCGAAGGGCTTCCTGGTCAACGAGCGCTGCAAGGTGCGCCTGGTCCCGCTGCAGATCCAG attACTACTTTGGGCAACCTGACACCCTCAagcactgtttttttctgttgtgacATGCAAGAACGGTTCCGGCCTGCCATCAAATACTTTGGTGATATCATCAGTGTGGGCCAACGACTG CTCCAAGGTGCACGGCTCTTGGGAATTCCAGTTATTGTCACTGAACAGTATCCCAAAGGTCTTGGCAGCACTGTGCAAGAAATTGATTTAACAGGAGCTAAACTTGTGCTTCCCAAGACAAAATTTTCGATGGTGTTGCCAGAAGTTGAAGCAGCATTAGCAGAGATCCCTGGAGTCCGCAGTATTGTCCTCTTTGGAGTAGAA ACTCATGTCTGCATCCAGCAAACAGCATTGGAATTAATTGGCAGAGGTCTGGAAGTTCATATTGTAGCTGATGCCACCTCCTCAAGAAGTATGATGGACAGAATGTTTGCTCTTGAG ctaTGCATTTTATCCTGTAGCCTGTGA
- the ISOC1 gene encoding isochorismatase domain-containing protein 1 isoform X1, protein MAAAEPGAAPGGGGCAPAGGGSVPVLFCFSVFARPSSVPHGASYELLIQKFLSLYGDQIDMHRKFVVQLFAEEWSQYIDLPKGFLVNERCKVRLVPLQIQITTLGNLTPSSTVFFCCDMQERFRPAIKYFGDIISVGQRLLQGARLLGIPVIVTEQYPKGLGSTVQEIDLTGAKLVLPKTKFSMVLPEVEAALAEIPGVRSIVLFGVETHVCIQQTALELIGRGLEVHIVADATSSRSMMDRMFALERLARTGIIVTTSEAILLQLVADKEHPKFKEIQNLIKASAPESGLLSKV, encoded by the exons atggcggcggcggagccgggCGCTGCTccgggcggcgggggctgcgcgcCAGCGGGCGGCGGCTCTGTGCCCGTCCTCTTCTGCTTTTCGGTTTTCGCGCGGCCCTCCAGTGTGCCCCACGGCGCTAGCTACGAGCTGCTGATCCAGAAGTTCCTCAGCCTGTACGGGGACCAGATAGACATGCACCGCAAGTTCGTGGTGCAGCTCTTCGCCGAGGAGTGGAGCCAGTACATCGACCTGCCGAAGGGCTTCCTGGTCAACGAGCGCTGCAAGGTGCGCCTGGTCCCGCTGCAGATCCAG attACTACTTTGGGCAACCTGACACCCTCAagcactgtttttttctgttgtgacATGCAAGAACGGTTCCGGCCTGCCATCAAATACTTTGGTGATATCATCAGTGTGGGCCAACGACTG CTCCAAGGTGCACGGCTCTTGGGAATTCCAGTTATTGTCACTGAACAGTATCCCAAAGGTCTTGGCAGCACTGTGCAAGAAATTGATTTAACAGGAGCTAAACTTGTGCTTCCCAAGACAAAATTTTCGATGGTGTTGCCAGAAGTTGAAGCAGCATTAGCAGAGATCCCTGGAGTCCGCAGTATTGTCCTCTTTGGAGTAGAA ACTCATGTCTGCATCCAGCAAACAGCATTGGAATTAATTGGCAGAGGTCTGGAAGTTCATATTGTAGCTGATGCCACCTCCTCAAGAAGTATGATGGACAGAATGTTTGCTCTTGAG cgTCTTGCACGTACTGGAATTATAGTTACTACTAGCGAAGCAATATTGCTGCAGCTGGTAGCTGATAAAGAACATCCAAAATTCAAAGAAATCCAAAATCTCATTAAGGCAAGTGCCCCTGAGTCAGGGCTCCTTTCTAAAGTTTAA